TTATAAGTCTCTGTTCTCTAGTAGTAAAGTAGTGAAAATAGTGATATTTAGATGTTATCATTAATTTCTTTTAGTTGTGTGCTATAGTTAGACAATGTAAATCACATGGTTATTGAACAAGCAAAAATATTCAACTATCATCGTAGGATCCATCGCTGGGGATAAtcactttactcccggttggcaACCCTTTGTAGTTCCAGTTATGTAACTGGGACACACAATGCGGGACTTATGATGGGTATTTTTAGTCTCAATTATacaaaccgagactaaaaatcatctttagcaCCGGTTAGTAACACATTTTGCTTGTTTAGTGATACCATACATTTAAGTTCTTGTTTAATCCGCTAACAAATTAAGGGTAACAGAATTCTTATTTTTCTTGTTGGCATATCTAATTAAGGGTAACAGAATTCTTATTTTTCTTGTTGGCATATCTGGAAGGAGACAAATGGTTGTATTTTCTAAGGTACAAGGTTAGACGTGGAATCATGATTTGCTTTGTTCAAGAAAGTAGTTCTCCATAGTTGTAGGATGAAAGATTCATTGCAACAAACAGTTCTTGAATGGTTGCAAAGTTTGTAAAATTTGTTCACCCTTTTTTTAACTCCATTTATATAGTTTTCCTTAATATTGTACAAAATTTTAACAAAAGCCTGGTAGTGTCTTAAGTAAAAAAATAGTACGGGTATTTTGCAAGTAAATTCAATTTGGTCCTAACAAATGTCGTGACCTTGGAATTGCAGGAAAACCGATGATTTCCGGGGTGAGGTGACTGTGTTGGTTAGTGACATTGTTCTTACTCCGGCGTGAGTCCGAGACCGAATCGGAATCCTTCGGcaactttcttttttattattattttttcaaatacaaatccttcggcaattttcttttttatatattttttcaaatacaaatcGTTCGGCAACTTGTGTCAGTGTTGCCGTGACAATggctgttcgtccgcgacgtcggcgtcggagcgccccgccgcgcgcggcgtCCCACAGCGAGGGCGACGACCGCCTCAGTGCGCTGCCCGACGAGCTCCTGCTCATCGTCATGCGCGGCCTCGGCACCTGCTCCGCGCTCGGCACCGACGCGCTGTCCCGCCGCTGGGCGCGCCTCCCGCGCGAGCTCCCGGCGCTCGACTTCCGTGTCAGCGACGCGCACCCGCGGGGCTACCACCAGCGCGCCGCCGAGTTCCTCGCCCTCCTCGGAGggcgcggcgacgacgccgccgggaGGAAGCTCGAGGCATCCCTGGCGCGGTACGAGCGACGCGTCATACGGGGCCTGGCCGAGTCCATCACCGGcttcctcgacgccggcgccgcctcggaAGAACGCCGGTGTGTCAGCAGGCTCACGGTGGAGTTCTTCGCCACGAACGACGCCCACCGCATCGGCTGCGTCCACCGGCTGATCAACACGGCCGTCGGCTTGTGGGGTGTCGAGGAGCTGGAGGTGGCCATCAAGCCCGCGCCGCTGTAAGGTATGGTACTTCCTCTTCCTCCAACCCGTCGTCGGCGCCGACATGCCGCCGCTGCGCCTGACGAAGCTCACGCTGAGGAATTGTCCCCCTGGCGTCGACGATGCCGGTCGCGCTCACCATTCTTGTCCTGGAGGACCTGCCGAGGTCGACGCAG
This window of the Oryza sativa Japonica Group chromosome 4, ASM3414082v1 genome carries:
- the LOC112938727 gene encoding uncharacterized protein; the encoded protein is MAVRPRRRRRSAPPRAASHSEGDDRLSALPDELLLIVMRGLGTCSALGTDALSRRWARLPRELPALDFRVSDAHPRGYHQRAAEFLALLGGRGDDAAGRKLEASLARYERRVIRGLAESITGFLDAGAASEERRCVSRLTVEFFATNDAHRIGCVHRLINTAVGLWGVEELEVAIKPAPLDLALVVDAPPPSSAAAAAPITELVVERCLFLGIQLNHAAALEDLACASTTPTRWWSCSGTSRASGESTSASPSTPAPSTTPSTLSPGRTMVKVCKALRQVELLRHGEVRYDGLWEWEVVRQQEGGGGERRHWSRMEEIGIKGQILCGRSWFREDVEVVLG